The genomic DNA CGCGGCCACGAGCGCCTGGAAGGCTCAGGCTCCGAGGGAAGGTGCCGTGAGCCGTGCAGCGCCTGGCGCCCGCGGCCTGACCCATCTCACGCGGCGGGCAGGGTGAAGAAAAAGGTCGAGCCCTGTCCCGGCGTGCTCTCGACCCACAACTGGCCGCCGTGGCGCTCGACGATCTTTTTGCACACGGCGAGGCCGATGCCCGTCCCCTCGAACTCCTCCCGGCCATGCAGCCGCTGGAAGATCACGAAGATGCGGTCAAAATACTGCCGCTCAATGCCGATCCCGTTGTCCCGCACCGCGAATCTCCACACCCGGCCCTCCCGCTGGGCCGAAACGTGGACCTCGGGGGGTATTCTCTCCCGGCGGTACTTCAGCCCGTTGGAAATCAGGTTTTGCAGCAGTTGGTCGAGTTGCTGGGTGTCCGCGATCACGCGGGGCAACTCGCCGCGCGTCACGCTCGCCCCCGTCCGCTCGATCTCGGGGTGCAGTCGCCGCAGCACCGCGTCGAACACGGCCCCGGCGTGGGTGAAGCGCAATGGACGCTGTTCGGTGTGTACCCGGGAAAACGTCAGCAGGTCGTCCACCAGCCGCTTCATGTGCTCGCCGCTCTCCACGATCTGCCGCAGGTACAGCCGTCCGCGCTCGTCGAGCTGCGCGCTGTAGCGCTTGTCGATGAGACCGGCAAAACTCGTCACCGCCCGGATCGGCGCTTGCAGGTCGTGCGAGGCGATGTAGGCGAACTGCTCCAGCTCGGCGTTGCTGCGGCGCAGTTCCTCGTTGCGGCGCGTCAGGCTCTCCTCGGCCCGCTGGCGCTCGGTCACGTCGGTGGACACGCCCACGACTTCCGTCACGGTGCCCGCCACGTCCGTCACAGGAATGGTCCAGCTCTCGAACACCCGCTCGCCGACAGGGCGCGTCTGGTGCACCTCCTGCCCGCTCAAGGCCAGCCGCAGGTCGTCCAGGAGGTCGGGCACATGGGCATAGAGGTCGGAGGCGGAGCGTCCCACCGCCTGCCCAGGGGTCAGCCCCAACCCCGCCAGGCCCCGCCCCTCGGAGAGGGTGAAGGTGCCGTGGGCATCGAGGGCAAACAGCACCACCGGCGCGTTGTCCACCACCGCCCGCAGGCGCGCCTGGGCAGTCAGGAGGTCACGGGAGGCCTCGGCCCGGTCGAGGGCCAGTTCCAGGCTGCGGCGCACCGTCTCGATGATCGTGCGCTCGGTCTCCGTCCAGTTCGATTGCCCGAACCGTCCCAGCCCGATCAGCCCCCGGGTGCCCCGCCCCGTTCTGAGCGGCACGATGGCCGTCGCCGACACGTGCGCCATGTGGTCGGCCAGCCCGTCCGTCGCCGGGTTGTACGCGTCCTGGTAGTACGTCTCCCCCGTCTGGAAGGGAAGACGCAGGTTGTCCGTCGTGTCGTGGGGCAACCCGGCCTCGTGGGCGAGGCGCAGCCCCTCGCTGCCGTACTCGCCCCGCATGCTGCGCACGTACCACCGCTCGCCGTCCCGCTCGTAGTGCAGGGCCGCCTGCACGGGCAGCAGGTCGAGCAGCAACTCCTCCGCCCGCTCGATCAGGGCCCCCGGCTCGGCGTCCAGGGTCAGGTCGCGGCTCCACTCCTCGAAGGCTTCCAGGGCCCGGGTGCGCGCGTCGAGTTCCAGGTTCTGGGCTTGCAGTCGCCGGGCCTGTTCGGCCCGCTCCAGCGCGAGGGTCAGACCACGCGCCACCGCGCGGAACAGGGCTTGGTCGGGCCCGCTCCACTGCCGGGTGTCCTTGAGGCCGATGGACAGCACGCCCCGCACCTCGCCGCCCACCACCAGGGGCGCGTTGGCGACCGTGCCGTACTGCTCGGTGGGCTCCAGCCGCTCGCGCGCCGGGTCCCAGGCGTCGGTGAAGACCACCTGCCGGGCCTGGAGGACCTCCCGGAACATCGGCGTGTCAGCCGGCACCCCGGCCCGCATCAGAGCCAGCACGTCCGCACGCACGTCCTCGCTCCACACCCGGGCTTTCCACAGCTCGCCCTCGGGTTCGTAGTACCCGACACTGGCGTCCGCGAAGCGGGCACGCAGCACCAGGGTGGCTTGCCGGGCGAGGGCCGGCAGATCCGTTTCGGTGCCCACGGCCTCGGTGAAGGCGACAAAGGCCTCCTGGGCGCGGGCGCCTTCCTCGATGTGCCGGGTGTGGGCGACGAGTTCGGCGTTGTTCTCCGCGAGTTGCCGGGCGCTCTCGGTGCGTTCCAGCGTGACCCCCAGGCCCCGGGCGACCGCGCGCACCAACCCTTTCTCGCGCTCGGTCCAGGCGCGGGCCTGCTGGGTGCCCACCGAGAACAGGCCGCGCGGCTCCCCGCGGATCACCAGGGGCAGGAAGGCGGCGGCGCCGTAGGACTCGGCGTTCATCACCCCGTTGGCCGCCGCGTCCCAGCCGTCCGCGAACACTGGCTGTCCCGACCCCGCCTGGGCGTAGTGCGGTGCGTCCGAGGGAATCCCCGCCCGAATCTGCGCGACGATCTCCGGCGGGATGTCGTCGGACCACGCCCGCGCCTTCCATCGCCCGTCTTCGAGTTCGTAGTACGCGGCGCTGACGTGCGCCAAGTTCGCGCGCACGACCTGCACCGCTTGCCGGGCGAGGGCGGCCACGTCGCTCTCGCCCCCCACCGCCTCCGTGTAGGCGACGAAGGCGTCGAGGGCCGCACGCTTGGCCTCCAGTTCGGCGGTGCGGGCCGCGACCCGTGCTTCGAGGTCCTGGCTGAGCTGGGCACGGCCCAGGGCGAGGGCACACTGGGCGGCGAGCGTGCGCAGGAAACGCACCTCGTCCGGCGTGAA from Deinococcus planocerae includes the following:
- a CDS encoding GAF domain-containing protein, producing MPSPFKTPLTGSASLSEHLHAITERLAAARTPQDVFGTVLTPALGALGAVAGAVLLVDETGGHLEIAAQQGDGEDARTLWQDGPLGGHVVAGDALKRREALFFGRAGDLTRAYPELEARTGGVAAVATAVLPMSLDERPLGAIILAFEEPHHFTPDEVRFLRTLAAQCALALGRAQLSQDLEARVAARTAELEAKRAALDAFVAYTEAVGGESDVAALARQAVQVVRANLAHVSAAYYELEDGRWKARAWSDDIPPEIVAQIRAGIPSDAPHYAQAGSGQPVFADGWDAAANGVMNAESYGAAAFLPLVIRGEPRGLFSVGTQQARAWTEREKGLVRAVARGLGVTLERTESARQLAENNAELVAHTRHIEEGARAQEAFVAFTEAVGTETDLPALARQATLVLRARFADASVGYYEPEGELWKARVWSEDVRADVLALMRAGVPADTPMFREVLQARQVVFTDAWDPARERLEPTEQYGTVANAPLVVGGEVRGVLSIGLKDTRQWSGPDQALFRAVARGLTLALERAEQARRLQAQNLELDARTRALEAFEEWSRDLTLDAEPGALIERAEELLLDLLPVQAALHYERDGERWYVRSMRGEYGSEGLRLAHEAGLPHDTTDNLRLPFQTGETYYQDAYNPATDGLADHMAHVSATAIVPLRTGRGTRGLIGLGRFGQSNWTETERTIIETVRRSLELALDRAEASRDLLTAQARLRAVVDNAPVVLFALDAHGTFTLSEGRGLAGLGLTPGQAVGRSASDLYAHVPDLLDDLRLALSGQEVHQTRPVGERVFESWTIPVTDVAGTVTEVVGVSTDVTERQRAEESLTRRNEELRRSNAELEQFAYIASHDLQAPIRAVTSFAGLIDKRYSAQLDERGRLYLRQIVESGEHMKRLVDDLLTFSRVHTEQRPLRFTHAGAVFDAVLRRLHPEIERTGASVTRGELPRVIADTQQLDQLLQNLISNGLKYRRERIPPEVHVSAQREGRVWRFAVRDNGIGIERQYFDRIFVIFQRLHGREEFEGTGIGLAVCKKIVERHGGQLWVESTPGQGSTFFFTLPAA